The segment GTTCGGCCCGGGTGGGGGTAACGTCGTAACTCTCTCTGAGCAGTTGGTACAGGGACCTGTTTTTGAAGTCTTCTTGCAGCAATGACTCGACATTGACCAGGTGAAGATATGCGGTCTCGATGGCGATTGGTTCGAGGCCTGCAAGGCGGATGCGCTCCAGAAGGACCACCGGGCGTTCCGGTGTGGTCTGAAGCGCTCGCATGACGGAGGAAGGGGGGTGTATGGATTCCAGGCGCAGGACGCGGGCACCGGAGGTTGATCCCCGTCTTGTCATGTCCTCGGTAAAGCCGGTCAGGCGGCTGAGCTTCTGCTCGATCCTGGGTTCGGCTACGAAGGTGCCCTGGCCTACGCGGGCGTAGATGGTGCCGTCGCGGCCCATATCCAGCAGGGCCTGGCGTACGGTCATGCGGCTAACATCAAAACGGTTGGAGAGTTCCCGCTCCGAGGGGAGGCGATCATGAGGATGGTACTGGCCGGAGCGAATCTCATCCAGCAGTGATTTCTTGACCTGAACGTAGAGCGGGTCGGGAGCTTCCCGGCGCAAGGGCATCGTCGCCATCCTTTTAAAGGTATAGGCCGGTCTAGACCAATCACGATGAGTATATCACAGCCTGGAGCCCCTGTCAAGCAAAAAACCGGGATTCTGTTGGGGCTTGGTCTCCACGCCCTTGCACTATGTCAGTCATGCCTCTGCCGCGGCATTCGGTTTATCCTCATTTTGCTCGGCTCCGGCATCGTTCATCTCCCCGGTTACCAGCGGTGAGTCATCGGCGCTGAACAGGATGGCCAGCCAGCGCGTGTCGTCGAAGCTTGCCATGATCACGATCATCAATGCGGCCAATGGCCCCGCCAGTAACGCGCCCAGCGTGCCAAACATCCATGCCCAGAAAATCAGTGAGATAAACATCAGTGCCGGCGATAAGGCGATATCGTCACCGATGATTTTCGGCGCGGCCACTTGCTCGATGAGCTGATTGATAACCAGGTAACCCAGGGCGACGATGATGCCAATGACCAGCCCCGATTCCGCCGTTGCCAGGAGGATGGCCGGGATGGATGCCAAAACCAGGCCGATGTAAGGGATGAAGCTGAGTAAAAACGCCAGCACGCCCCAGAGCAGGGCGAAATCCACCCCGAAGATCAGCAGCATCACGGTGACGCCAACCCCTGTAAGCAGATTGAGCTTGATGCGGGCCAGGACATAGCTGTAGATGCTGCGCTGAAATAGTCGCATCCGCTTTACGTGAACATTGTTCTCTCCCAATCCTTTTTGCAGGCGTTCGGGATAGTGAGAAGACTCGATCATGATGAAGGCAAGTGCGACGAGGATCGCCAGGCCGGCAACTGCCAGTGCAACCAGGTTTTTCAGAAAACCCGATGCGACGCCCGCCATCGTCTGGAATAGAGCATTGCTGGCCTCTTCTGTCGAGGACGCATCCAGGTTGAGGCCCTCCAGCCACTGGACCAAACCATCCAACTGTGCCAGGATTGCATTGTCATAATCATTCAGCGATTCGAGAAGCTGCCGGAACGAAAACGCCAGCAATAACCCCAGGAAGATGGCGATACCTGCCATCCCGGCCAGCATTATCAAGAGCGAGATGCCAGAGGAAAGCCCCCGGTGTTTCAGCTTTTGGTAGAGGGGAACGACCAAAAGAGCCAGAAAGAATAACAAAAAGAAGGGCGCGATCAGGCCTGCGCCCAACTTCATGAGGGCAACAATGGCCAGCAAACCGGCTATCAGCACAACGAGACGGACGATGGAGGTTTTTCGGGAGGAAATCTGAACCGTGATTTCGTCACTTGTTGTCATTGAATACGCCTCTCAGTATGTGATGAGCTGGCAGCTTGGGCGACTCTCTATGCACATTCCGGGGCATCCGATCCCAATCCGGCCGTTCGACGTGCGTATAGTTTGATTGCGGGGTTGGCGCTGATGCCATGCGCAAAAATGCTCAGCAACACTGTGGC is part of the Chloroflexota bacterium genome and harbors:
- a CDS encoding GntR family transcriptional regulator — encoded protein: MPLRREAPDPLYVQVKKSLLDEIRSGQYHPHDRLPSERELSNRFDVSRMTVRQALLDMGRDGTIYARVGQGTFVAEPRIEQKLSRLTGFTEDMTRRGSTSGARVLRLESIHPPSSVMRALQTTPERPVVLLERIRLAGLEPIAIETAYLHLVNVESLLQEDFKNRSLYQLLRESYDVTPTRAEQRIGADLCSQRDQALLKVDRGSPVLRNRRVTYDQRDRAFEYVESAYRADRYVFLVELAA
- a CDS encoding AI-2E family transporter, with the translated sequence MTTSDEITVQISSRKTSIVRLVVLIAGLLAIVALMKLGAGLIAPFFLLFFLALLVVPLYQKLKHRGLSSGISLLIMLAGMAGIAIFLGLLLAFSFRQLLESLNDYDNAILAQLDGLVQWLEGLNLDASSTEEASNALFQTMAGVASGFLKNLVALAVAGLAILVALAFIMIESSHYPERLQKGLGENNVHVKRMRLFQRSIYSYVLARIKLNLLTGVGVTVMLLIFGVDFALLWGVLAFLLSFIPYIGLVLASIPAILLATAESGLVIGIIVALGYLVINQLIEQVAAPKIIGDDIALSPALMFISLIFWAWMFGTLGALLAGPLAALMIVIMASFDDTRWLAILFSADDSPLVTGEMNDAGAEQNEDKPNAAAEA